Proteins from one Nicotiana tabacum cultivar K326 chromosome 23, ASM71507v2, whole genome shotgun sequence genomic window:
- the LOC107774770 gene encoding ATPase GET3A, with product MASTDQDLPEGTVKNVLDQDTLKWVFVGGKGGVGKTTCSSILGILLSQVRSSVLIISTDPAHNLSDAFQQRFTKAPTLVNGFTNLYAMEVDPTVENEDTIGSDGMDDFLSDLANAIPGIDEAMSFAEMLKLVQTMDYSVIVFDTAPTGHTLRLLQFPSTLEKGLDKVLSLRNKFGGVISQMSRIFGVDTEFGEDAILGKLEGMKDIIEQVNRQFKDPDLTTFVCVCIPEFLSLYETERLVQELTKFEIDTHNIIINQVLFDEEVVESKLLKARMRMQQKYLDQFYMLYDDFNITKLPLLPQEVCGVEALKAFSHRFLTPYQPSLIRGSVEELEMRIATLKEQLKDSEEELEKLRAGQQQGIM from the exons ATGGCTTCAACTGATCAAGATTTACCAGAAGGAACAGTAAAGAATGTGCTAGACCAAGATACCTTGAAGTGGGTATTTGTAGGTGGAAAAGGTGGTGTTGGGAAAACAACATGCAGTTCCATATTGGGTATTTTACTTTCACAGGTCAGATCCTCAGTTCTCATCATATCCACTGACCCTGCTCACAATCTCAGTGATGCTTTTCAACAGCGGTTTACAAAGGCTCCTACCCTTGTTAATGGTTTCACCAATTTGTATGCCATG GAAGTTGATCCAACCGTGGAGAATGAAGACACAATTGGTTCAGATGGAATGGACGATTTTCTGTCTGATTTGGCGAATGCAATTCCTGGAATTGATGAAGCTATGAGTTTCGCTGAGATGCTCAA ATTGGTGCAAACAATGGACTATTCTGTCATAGTGTTTGATACAGCTCCAACTGGACATACTCTCCGGTTATTACAATTCCCATCGACACTAGAGAAGGGGCTTGACAAAGTGCTGAGTTTGAGGAATAAATTTGGCGGCGTAATAAGTCAG ATGAGTCGAATCTTTGGTGTTGACACTGAATTTGGTGAGGATGCTATCCTAGGCAAGCTTGAAGGCATGAAAGATATAATTGAACAAGTGAACAGACAGTTCAAGGATCCA GACTTGACGACATTCGTTTGTGTTTGCATTCCTGAATTCCTCTCTCTATATGAGACTGAAAGACTTGTTCAGGAACTCACTAAATTCGAGATTGATACACATAACATTATAATTAATCAAGTGCTTTTCGATGAAGAAG TTGTTGAATCGAAGCTGCTAAAGGCTAGGATGCGGATGCAACAAAAGTACTTGGACCAATTCTACATGTTATATGACGACTTCAATATTACCAAGTTGCCTTTGCTACCACAAGAG GTTTGTGGTGTTGAAGCTCTGAAAGCATTTTCACATCGCTTTCTGACACCGTATCAACCTTCTCTCATACGAGGTTCAGTGGAAGAGCTGGAAATGAGAATAGCCACATTGAAAGAACAATTGAAAGATTCTGAAGAAGAATTAGAAAAACTTAGAGCTGGCCAACAACAAGGTATAATGTAG